Part of the Lotus japonicus ecotype B-129 chromosome 6, LjGifu_v1.2 genome, AGATTTCCCAGCTATGAAGAAACCTAGTCCCAAGCTTTCAGGCAAAAAAACAGAACAGTGACATCCTTCCTTCTATGACTACCCTCCTTACAAAATATTCATTTCTCTTAGAAGTTAAAAGCTTAAAAAGTGAAACAACATACTAGCCCATGACCAGTTTACCTAGTACTAATAGTTTATTAGATTTGGAAAACCAAAATTGAGAATACTTTGCTTGTTATTCCAATGAGAACAGGACAAATAAACTGAAGCATTTTCATATAGATCCAAACATTAGTTGGCATTATCACTTTATTTGATACATGTTGGGAGTCATAAGCTACAATTCCGAACAAGAATTTCAGTCCAGCATTGATTATGGCAGAAAAAGCAGCAATCCAAAATATTCATTCAGggtaggattgtttatatggaTATAAAATGGGATTGGAAGCATATTATGCCTACTTTGGGGTGTTCTCATGATCTTTTTGACAATATCATAATCTATTAAAAAATTAGATACAAATATGAAATAACTTGACAAAGAACATTGCAATACAGGGCAGCCAAATGCATCATCATGATAATAAAGATGAGGGAAATAGAAGATTAAAAAGAGAATATTACCAGATGGTGCTTAGAATTATGCTAAACACATATAATGGGTAAAACCAAAGCACCTGCAACATAACAATCACATAAGATTAATTGGAGAAACACACTCAACTTGAAGACTATAGTATACACATTACATTTCATCCAGTGTGTGTGAGTGCAGGTGAGACAGCAGAGGCCCGCATCAGATAAAAGCATCTAATACAGCGAGAAAGCTCATCCCAACCCAAACCACATTAGCTgcctttgtttctttctttataccttttcagttttaaatttttttgccATGCAATGTTGACATAGAAAGATATTTAAAACGCATCTTATCAATGAAAGTGAGAAAATCCTTAAGCAcctacaccctccggtcactattataagcaaaaaccaacattttagattcattgaataaatgatgtatctaaTCATTATTATAGACTAGATACATCATTCATTGGTTTTTGAAACATTTCTGATAGTGCTTCCACACTTTTCTAAAATAATGTTTGGGTCAATGAGTTCATTTAACTTAGGGGACCATTTAACTTATTAAGTTCAAACTTCATAGTCACAATTGTATACTGATAGAATATAGCAGGGTAGGCTGTTATGTAAATAAGTGATCTGTACAATTTATTGGTGAAATTTTTATTGAAGGCAAGATATTTCATGTTACCGCATTGTTTAATATTGGCAAATTATATAGATATCCAAAAGTTCATATGCAGAAAGTACATAATCACATTCCTTGCCAAAGTGATATTAAGCTCAGAATAATGCATAGgtctttttaaaatatatataaatactgAAAATTCATGCAAGTTATAAGGCAAGCAACAAAGCATTTTTTTCAAATCAATGTGCACTTTAAAAATAGAATATTCATACTTACATAAAAGAGCTGAATGAGTAGAAGACGtaagaaataataaaatttcaaagTGCCATCTGAGTCACACAGTTTATGAGAAACAAACTGTGAGCATTGATCAGGTAATATCCACCACAATGCAGGGATCACAACCGAGCTTAGGACGAATATACTGCAGAGAAATTTAAAGATGTTTAAATCATTAAACACATAGATTGTAGATTTATGACTTGTGCAGACATGGATGGATGACAAAAATATACAGTTATTGACCAAAAATTGTTAATAAGATTTCTTCCAGTCATCTTGAAACTGTCATCATGTGAAACATATTCTATGCCACAAATTCTCATTCATTATGCTAAAATACATTCAAGCTGGTTTGATTCTTCAATAAgttcttttaaaaaatgaacATTGACATTGATTGGATTGCAAAAAAATGATCTGGCAAATTAGGAGTTGATTAATAATATTACTATGTAGAAAAAGGAAAGGAATTAGTATGATGCAAAAATGAATTAGAATTAGTTACCTTCCTAAGAAAATAAAACCATTTAGGAGGAAACACTGGCCTGTTCGCACCAAAAGCCTCCTCGACCTGAAAATCAAACCAAaacaacaataaataaataaatatgaattCGATTATTCGATTGAATTGGAAGAAGGTGGCTCGGCTGGGCTCGCCTGAGACAGAGAATAAGAACGCGATGAAGGCAACACGCCTCTCTGAAACCCTCCAACCAGAGAAAACAAGCTGCCTTTGCTTGCAACTTCGCTTCCATCTACTTCGCTTCTCAATCACAATCACTTCTTCTTCTAAACTCTCCAACTCATTCTCTTCCCTGTCTGCGCCCACTTTCAGTTTCTCAACATCAAATTTcacaaataaatgaaataatcatACCAACACGCTTATCTAATTAGATTTAATTATCTTATCATAtcataatcaaattaaaattttaaaaatattcgaAAGATAAGATCAAGTGATGTAATTAAATATTTGTAATTCaactatgagtttaatggatatgcactgacagtgtaaaatagttttacacagtcatccaatcaaagcatgacacataggagagataattacatttgactttaattttaattaaaagaataagatattttctgatttggcggaattcaattgaatgtctgtgtaaaactattttacactgccagtgcatatccattaaactcttcaaCTATTTACATTGATATAACTGAATTCCTAAAATATATGttgtcatttttttaaaatggaaatgagaaatagaaaaatagaaaaacgtCAAAtgaattgttttaaaaaattgttcttaaaaaatcaattttcttattttttacttCAAATCTGAAATTTGGGAACCCAAATGAAAGACAATGATTTGAGATTTGCTAGTCATGAATTTTGACCAAACCTAACAAGTTTTTTATGAAATGTCCAAAAACTTCACAAATGCTAAAATTACTCTTTTCATTGACAATCCTCTAAGTCAAAATGTTACTTTTTTGTTGGTCAAGTAAAAAAGATGTTACTTCAAACTTCTTCACTTTCATATCTTGCAAGCCTCAATTCTTTGAGCATTTTCACATCAGTCGAATCTTTAAACATAGTCACTCTTCCGGAGTCTTCCCTCCCTTTCAACTTATCGGAAATAGGAGAATTTTAATTTTCCTTCTCCCCTTCCTTTTTTGAATCAGACAATCTATAAATGCCCTCAGAACAAGACgaatcctttttttttggtcaataacaAGACGAATCCTTTAAAATGAAGCACTTACCTAATATGATTTTACCAAAGGCTGGGATGAATGTTGAGTACTACTACACAAGGGACAGAAAAACAAGCAAGTGCAAGTGAGTTTAGTTATTCTATATATATCCCGAAAGAGAGGGAGTGAGGAAGGGGATGAGGAGAAGAAGCAGCACCAGCATCATCAGTAAGCCGCTCCAGGGGTGTGTGACTCGTTAAGTTCAAAGAATATATATGGTAAAATTTAGAACAGGCCCCACATGCCATGCATGTATTAAACAATTCTTTTGACTTTAAAATCTACATATCCTGACTTCCATATTTTGCTCTGACAAGTGCAAATAGGAATGGAATATGGCGGTCAGTTCGAGTTCCATTGGCAGACACTGATAATAACATTGCCGCACTGTCCAATTCAAAATTTGATGGTGAATACTTTCATTTAAACTGAAGTACACTATCTATGATCAGTGTGCACAAAATTACATTGGCCTTTGTCTTGGGTATGGAGTGAAGAGGGGTATACAAGGCAAGATCAGAAAGCATAATCATCAGCACGCCAAAAGAAGACTGGTAGGAAACTCCCATCTTCCACTCCAACTGTATCAGGAAAAAAATATGATGGGGAGGGAAAATAATCAGTAGAATACACGATGACATTGGCAGTTGGCTAAAACCCTCCCCAGCGCCTCAAGCTCATTTAGATATGCAAGATATAACACAAAGAATACATCATGGCGATCTCGAAGTTTCTTGCCGTCTAAGAGGAATGCCTTCACCACCATCAAAGCCATCCTCTTCGGAATGCTTAGGAAGTCTaattgatgaagatgattgCAAACCTGCACATGaagataatattaataaatcatGCTTGAAGGCTTGAAGATCTTACCCCAGGAAGTGCATGTGAGCATGAGAGGTGGTAATCTAAAGTCATGAGAAATTACTACAATTGGAGCACTAGTGCATACCATGACCATCAGTCATATCCTTAGTCCTGTGAAGAAGAAAAGTTCCTGAAAGTATTGTCACGAACCCACATATTTCTGTTATAACTTGTGTTGGACTTTGCCTATCCCAGTCCTGATACATCAAATTCAATTCTCAATCACATGACAACCTATAAAATGGAAAGTAGTAGACATACATTGAGAGTGTAAATAACAAGTAGAACCCCTGCACACGAAATACAAGACATCCAAATCATGTaaatcaaagaaaacaaattCTTGTTCAGTTGTATGTGTCTGTAGGATTTTCATGTCAGTATGCTTATTCGAGGGAAAGAGCAAAAGACATTTCACACCCCATTGAGTTTCCATACAACTCCCACACCTTCTAGATGTAAATGTCTCGGAACTCGAAAGATAGTCATTTATTCTCAACAATATTTCTCTCTCCATTCACAAGCAGTTAATTAGAGATGTTTTATGTTGGACTCACTTAGAGAATCTTGACTAGCAAATAAAACTCTGTTCACAAAGTTCTAGGCAACAACTGGTATATAAGCATCATTAAGGATCTTCCGACAACATCAGGGTTGCcaatagcgcgctatagcgcCGTAGCAGTGCGTAGCGACCCTTGGCCACTCCTAGTTGTTGCATAGCAGTGCAGTTCAATGTATATCATGATTCTTTATACACTACACAATAATATGTAGTGTATAAACAATCATGATACACACTTCAAATAAAATTGTTAGCCAATAGGCCTAAAAAAACAGATTATAAAATATGCCGTCAATCCTGAATATTTTCTGTAGCACAATTTACAAATTTGTAAGGGGGGATTTGATAGGGGGTGGAGTTTCCCTGGAATCTTACTTGAGCATCTTAAATTGCCATGTTCAGTatgattcttaaaaaaaatcccAGGAAACTAATATCCCAGCAAAACATTTCCAAGAGAAGAGGTAGATACAACTTTTCAATGATAATGGGAGAGATTGTCTAACATTCCTGGAATATTTTAGGCATTTGTAACATTGCTAGGAATCATGATCCCCGAGAAACATGATTCCCAGAAATGAAAAACAAACTTGTATACCAAAGACCCCCTTAATAGTATAGCAATGAAGTGAAGTACAATAATATCGTTAAGGAAACAAGACTTACCTTAAACATGATAACACTAGCCACAATGGTTAATGTTGTGAACATGACATAATATATTGGAGATACCACTGCCGTATTAAAAGTATCCAGTGCCTGAATGAAGAACAATAAAATTAGTATCACGGGTAGAAAAACTAGCCATCACATTAAAAAAAGGTGACAATATGTAAAAGTTATTGCATAATACTAATAAGTAGCAGGATCGGGCCCAATTTGACACACAGAACTAGGCAACTGTATATTAAATTCTCCTCCTAATCCTACAAATTCAAGTTTAAAGCTATAGAGAAAATGAATTTGCTCTCATACACCATCCATCGAGATACCTAAACCTGCCTTTGTAtgcatttaaattattaaaacatTCATTACACTTGCTTCATCAGATCTCCTTCCTATTCATTACCCACCTGCAAGCCAGTTATTAAGATATCAATTTCAGTGCACTATTTCACTGATTGAAGAAAAATGGACTAAAATATGGTTGTTCTGTTTCACAAATAATGGTGAAAAACGTGGAGTTTTTAAGGAAAAGTATTATCCTTAAAGCAAAACTGCCACAGCAAGGCTGCAAATTAACTGCACAATAATGAGTAGTGAATGAATAATGTATTCATTATTTCTCCTTTTTTATCTTTCGGTTTTCATAAAAAAACTTCATGAATTCccaatttcttttcatttttattgtTCTTTCTATGAAACAAAGTTGGGTAAAACTATGTCTATGTGTTCGGCCAAAACTATTCAACCTGCAGGCATGTGGCTCCACTTCAAAATGAAGGATGGTTTTGAATTTCTATGGAATTCCAACAGTGGGCATACCACATAGATGAAACTTAGTTAAAGGGTTTCAAACAACTCTAGCTCCTTGCTGAGAAACCCTCTTCCTCATCTGTCAATTCTTCTATCAAACCTTCCttttatcatttaaaaaaatattttacattttcccttctttaaatatttgatactatttattcaataaatggtgaaaatgatcttatttttaaaatcaagggtaaaaatcaaaattaataacAGTAGTTCGCTAAAGATCACAAGGTCATATGTGATGTTGATATGCTTAAAGGgttttcaaaggaaaaaggcGTATGGTTCCAGAAACATATCTGCAAAAGTAAGATGACAAGGTAAATACTAAACAACCACCATTTGAACAATTTGATATcaaatatcaacacaataaGGAAAAAAGTACACATGTAAAGtattcaaaaacaaaaatgaatttaCAAAAAATAATAGCATAACCATACAATACATGATACTTCCACAGATTTACTGAATGGTACAATGTAAAGTTAATTAAACCAAAGAAGTGCGTGGTGGACTTGTTTAGTGTTCCCAAAAGAAGTAAAAGAGATTAAGAAAAAGCTATCATACCTTATTCAAATAATTCATTTGGGTAAGAACACAAACAGTTACAACTAGAGTGAATACCCAAGTTTGAGGGTAAATAAGCTGATTCATCCCTGACAGAGTTAACTTTATGGCAATTCCAAGAGCCTTAACACTCATAACCTGTCGAAGGAAAACCTTACAATATAAGTACAGAAAAACAGGGGAAACCAGATAACTAAGGGAGAACAAAGACTACTAGAAATTCATCAACATCTAGACATACCGATAGAGAACCAACAAGAGAACAAACACCAATATAAACCATTATGTGTGTCTGGCCATACAGAGGAATGAAGTGGAAGATGAGAACAAAAGCAGCTGTGATAACCAAAGCTGCATAGAAGAGAAA contains:
- the LOC130721830 gene encoding probable magnesium transporter NIPA4 isoform X1, with product MATSSNPSSWREGMSSDNIKGLVLALSSSFFIGASFIVKKKGLKKAGASGIRAGSGGYSYLYEPLWWVGMITMIVGEIANFAAYAFAPALLVTPLGALSIIISAALAHIILRERLHIFGVLGCALCVVGSTTIVLHAPQEREIESVTEVWDLAMEPAFLFYAALVITAAFVLIFHFIPLYGQTHIMVYIGVCSLVGSLSVMSVKALGIAIKLTLSGMNQLIYPQTWVFTLVVTVCVLTQMNYLNKALDTFNTAVVSPIYYVMFTTLTIVASVIMFKDWDRQSPTQVITEICGFVTILSGTFLLHRTKDMTDGHGLQSSSSIRLPKHSEEDGFDGGEGIPLRRQETSRSP